In Streptomyces sp. P3, one DNA window encodes the following:
- the galE gene encoding UDP-glucose 4-epimerase GalE yields the protein MSSPNGDVPPPGATTDGTRPETGRAERVRRTTPSTVLVTGGAGFIGSHACVALLDHGYELIVVDDYSNSTPQVLSRVERLAGRFVGAVYELDIRDRHSLSAAFDRHSVDAVLHFAAHKAVGRSTRMPVQYYDSIVGGTTTLLRAMHEHGVHQLVYASSCSVYGDAGGGPLTETTPARPTNPYSAAKWICEQLLADVCRRCPEYTVLCLRSGNSAGAHSSGLLGEDPRGTPDNLMPHMAQVAVGRRSRLPVFGGDYPTRDGTAVRDYLHVMDTVEAHRVALDHLADAPGMHVYNLGAGKGSSVLDVVAAFSRASGRPVPYEVVPRRPGDVAEVVADATAVERAWGWRPKRDLADMCRDSWHFQRLNPRGYAGSARRPEREEWYDP from the coding sequence GTGTCGTCTCCGAACGGTGACGTCCCCCCGCCCGGCGCAACCACCGACGGCACCCGGCCGGAGACGGGCCGGGCGGAGCGGGTACGCAGGACCACGCCGTCCACGGTCCTCGTCACCGGCGGGGCCGGCTTCATCGGCAGCCACGCCTGCGTGGCCCTGTTGGACCACGGCTATGAGTTGATCGTGGTCGACGACTACTCCAACAGCACACCCCAGGTCCTGTCCCGCGTGGAACGGCTGGCCGGCCGCTTCGTCGGCGCCGTCTACGAACTGGACATCCGTGATCGCCACTCCCTCTCGGCCGCCTTCGACCGGCACTCCGTGGACGCCGTCCTGCACTTCGCCGCACACAAGGCCGTGGGCCGGTCGACACGGATGCCCGTCCAGTACTACGACTCCATCGTCGGCGGCACCACCACCCTGCTGCGGGCCATGCACGAGCACGGGGTGCACCAGCTCGTCTACGCCTCGTCCTGCTCCGTCTACGGCGACGCCGGCGGCGGGCCGCTGACGGAGACCACCCCCGCGCGGCCCACCAATCCCTACTCGGCCGCCAAGTGGATCTGCGAACAGCTGCTCGCCGACGTCTGCCGCCGCTGCCCGGAATACACCGTGCTCTGCCTGCGGTCCGGCAACTCGGCCGGCGCCCACTCCAGCGGACTGCTCGGCGAGGACCCCCGCGGCACACCGGACAACCTGATGCCGCACATGGCCCAGGTGGCCGTCGGCCGACGCAGCCGCCTCCCCGTGTTCGGCGGCGACTACCCCACGCGGGACGGCACCGCGGTCCGTGACTACCTCCACGTCATGGACACCGTCGAGGCACACCGCGTCGCGCTCGACCATCTCGCCGACGCACCGGGCATGCACGTGTACAACCTGGGCGCCGGCAAGGGCAGTTCGGTCCTCGATGTCGTCGCCGCGTTCTCCCGGGCGAGCGGCCGACCCGTTCCGTACGAGGTCGTGCCCCGCCGCCCCGGCGACGTCGCCGAAGTCGTCGCCGACGCGACCGCCGTGGAGCGCGCCTGGGGCTGGCGCCCCAAGCGGGACCTCGCCGACATGTGCCGGGACTCCTGGCACTTCCAGCGGCTCAACCCCCGTGGCTACGCGGGCTCCGCACGGCGGCCGGAGAGGGAGGAGTGGTACGACCCGTAG
- a CDS encoding phospholipid scramblase-related protein — protein sequence MTTHSNTPAGWYPDPHGAAQTLRYWDGAQWTEQTHAEVKGGPVPHIPQQAGPDARVQRQVQQQAGVTPSGPGGGSLFSEPVLVVNQKAKLIELTNEYKVMDQQGNQLGSVVQVGQSTLRKIVRFLASIDQYLTQRLEIRDAHGRPVLLLTRPAKIFKSRVLVTRPDGQPVGEIVQQNVFGKINFAINADGRQIGAIKAENWRAWNFAIVDHADNEVARITKTWEGLAKTMFTTADNYVLQIHYQLPEPLLSLVVATALTVDTALKQDARGLG from the coding sequence GTGACCACGCATTCGAACACACCTGCAGGCTGGTATCCCGATCCGCACGGAGCGGCCCAGACCCTGCGTTACTGGGACGGCGCCCAGTGGACCGAGCAGACCCACGCCGAGGTCAAGGGCGGCCCCGTCCCGCACATACCGCAGCAGGCGGGGCCCGACGCCCGGGTCCAGCGGCAGGTGCAGCAGCAGGCCGGGGTCACGCCGAGCGGTCCCGGCGGCGGCTCCCTGTTCAGCGAGCCGGTGCTGGTGGTGAACCAGAAGGCGAAGCTGATCGAGCTCACCAACGAGTACAAGGTGATGGACCAGCAGGGCAACCAGCTCGGCTCGGTGGTCCAGGTCGGCCAGAGCACACTGCGCAAGATCGTGCGCTTCCTCGCCAGCATCGACCAGTACCTGACCCAACGACTGGAGATCCGCGACGCCCACGGCCGGCCGGTGCTGCTGCTGACCCGGCCGGCGAAGATCTTCAAGTCACGGGTGCTCGTGACCCGTCCCGACGGACAGCCGGTCGGCGAGATCGTCCAGCAGAACGTCTTCGGGAAGATCAACTTCGCGATCAACGCGGACGGCCGGCAGATCGGCGCCATCAAGGCGGAGAACTGGCGGGCGTGGAACTTCGCGATCGTCGACCACGCGGACAACGAGGTCGCCCGGATCACCAAGACCTGGGAAGGCCTCGCCAAGACGATGTTCACCACCGCGGACAACTACGTCCTGCAGATCCACTACCAGTTGCCCGAGCCGCTGTTGAGCCTCGTCGTCGCCACGGCCCTGACCGTGGACACCGCGCTCAAGCAGGACGCCCGCGGTCTGGGCTGA
- a CDS encoding phosphatase PAP2 family protein — translation MNARTEPAEAEPVTPARPPVVRELLLVAGLFVVYKLGRQLAAGHTGEAFRDARDVWHAERWLHLPGEGTVQSLLLHGDGLAEGANAYYATVHFPATLAFLVWLYLRRPAHYTWARRVLAAMTAAALVLHLAFPLAPPRMLAATGLLDTARVYGPSVYGPPQTDHLSNQFAAMPSLHFGWALMVAIGLIVATRSRWRWLWLLHPLLTLLVIVGTANHYWLDAIAAAVLLGAALALIPAPPRTAGTAATATAGGPDARALVPAEQPVPAGAGR, via the coding sequence ATGAATGCCCGCACCGAGCCTGCAGAAGCGGAGCCCGTCACACCGGCGAGGCCGCCCGTAGTCCGGGAGCTCCTGCTCGTCGCAGGTCTCTTCGTCGTCTACAAACTCGGCCGGCAACTGGCCGCGGGTCACACCGGCGAGGCGTTCCGCGACGCCCGGGACGTGTGGCACGCCGAGCGGTGGCTGCACCTGCCCGGCGAGGGCACGGTGCAGTCCCTTCTACTGCACGGCGACGGCCTGGCCGAAGGCGCGAACGCCTACTACGCGACCGTGCACTTCCCGGCCACCCTGGCCTTCCTGGTCTGGCTGTACCTGCGCCGCCCGGCGCACTACACCTGGGCGCGGCGGGTGCTGGCCGCGATGACCGCCGCGGCCCTGGTGCTGCATCTGGCGTTCCCGCTCGCCCCGCCGCGGATGCTGGCGGCGACGGGCCTGCTGGACACCGCGCGCGTGTACGGACCGTCCGTCTACGGCCCGCCGCAGACGGACCACCTCTCGAACCAGTTCGCGGCGATGCCCTCGCTGCACTTCGGCTGGGCGCTGATGGTGGCGATCGGCCTGATCGTCGCCACCCGGTCACGGTGGCGGTGGCTGTGGCTGCTGCACCCGCTGCTCACCCTGCTGGTGATCGTGGGCACGGCGAACCACTACTGGCTCGACGCGATCGCCGCGGCCGTCCTGCTCGGTGCGGCGCTGGCGCTGATCCCCGCGCCCCCGCGCACGGCCGGTACGGCCGCCACGGCCACCGCCGGCGGACCCGACGCGCGCGCCCTCGTCCCGGCCGAGCAGCCGGTCCCGGCCGGAGCGGGCCGATGA
- a CDS encoding TetR/AcrR family transcriptional regulator, producing MTSQAADGPESAAATRRSKITPEREQEFFDAVLDQVRECGYEAVTMEGVAASTRCSKSTLYRQWRTKPQFVVAALRSRRQARLTGIDTGSLAGDLREAARAVGRWSTHDTELLQALGHAVTGDQELARALREAIVAPEIDALREILRRGVERGEIAGGHPALEYVPAQLFGVIRARPVVDGEYADQEYLLRFVEAAVLPALGLGSGGDLPADRSEAGPGSRGPRPPSTG from the coding sequence ATGACGTCGCAGGCCGCGGACGGACCGGAGTCGGCCGCCGCCACGCGCCGCTCGAAGATCACGCCCGAGCGGGAACAGGAGTTCTTCGACGCCGTCCTCGACCAGGTCCGTGAATGCGGTTACGAGGCAGTCACCATGGAGGGCGTCGCGGCGAGCACCCGCTGCAGCAAGTCCACGCTCTACCGGCAGTGGAGGACCAAGCCGCAGTTCGTCGTCGCCGCACTGCGCTCCCGCCGGCAGGCCCGGCTCACCGGCATCGACACCGGCTCGCTCGCCGGGGACCTGCGCGAGGCCGCGCGGGCCGTCGGCCGCTGGTCCACCCACGACACCGAGCTGCTCCAGGCCCTCGGCCACGCGGTCACCGGCGACCAGGAGCTCGCCCGCGCGCTGCGGGAGGCGATCGTCGCCCCGGAGATCGACGCGCTCCGGGAGATCCTGCGGCGCGGGGTGGAACGCGGTGAGATCGCCGGCGGCCACCCGGCGCTGGAGTACGTTCCCGCGCAGCTGTTCGGGGTGATCCGGGCCCGTCCGGTCGTCGACGGCGAGTACGCGGACCAGGAGTACCTGCTGCGTTTCGTGGAGGCCGCCGTGCTGCCGGCCCTGGGCCTCGGCTCCGGCGGCGACCTGCCGGCGGACCGCTCCGAGGCCGGCCCGGGATCCCGAGGACCCAGGCCGCCGTCCACGGGATGA
- a CDS encoding DUF2510 domain-containing protein, translated as MTQVTPPGWYPDPGQTNDGPATERWWDGKAWTDQTRAAGSAAAWGPPAQTAGDGTPAAHPGGAGQPGYPAGPAYPGGPAYPAGPAYSGGPAYPGGPAYPGGPVGGPAYPGGPGYAGHPGYPAAPAAGRRRGLRTGIAVAAAVAVLASIGIGVYALAKDDSSGGGGTAQGPGGRGGPGDPDGQGDGGRGGSGGSGGGSPSPGGTEPPTIKSGSVTDALNGISIPIPKGWSGQQLRVGVQVVSDASYTCPGDTTKTCTKGGVSSWPAEALGSKGATAEEVAKADIAAGAEASYGGTTYGAITSHQVLASKAVTVAGQKGYQVRWKVVTSKGADGYVESLAFPAPADPKRVVVLRFGLDTDQDVSVIDTITKSVKVATGGGSGQDV; from the coding sequence ATGACGCAGGTGACTCCTCCCGGGTGGTATCCCGATCCGGGGCAGACGAATGACGGTCCCGCCACCGAACGCTGGTGGGACGGCAAGGCATGGACGGACCAGACCCGCGCCGCGGGCTCGGCCGCCGCTTGGGGTCCGCCGGCGCAGACCGCGGGCGACGGCACCCCCGCGGCCCACCCCGGCGGCGCCGGGCAACCGGGGTACCCGGCAGGCCCGGCGTACCCCGGGGGCCCGGCGTATCCCGCAGGCCCCGCCTACTCGGGTGGCCCCGCGTATCCCGGGGGCCCGGCGTATCCGGGAGGCCCCGTGGGCGGTCCGGCGTATCCGGGAGGCCCCGGATACGCCGGCCACCCGGGGTACCCCGCGGCGCCCGCGGCCGGCCGGCGGCGGGGGCTGCGCACGGGCATAGCCGTGGCGGCCGCTGTCGCCGTCCTCGCCAGCATCGGGATCGGCGTGTACGCGCTGGCCAAGGACGACAGCTCGGGCGGCGGTGGCACGGCCCAGGGACCGGGCGGACGGGGCGGTCCCGGCGACCCGGACGGGCAGGGCGACGGCGGCCGGGGCGGGTCGGGCGGCTCGGGCGGAGGGTCGCCCTCGCCCGGGGGCACCGAGCCGCCGACGATCAAGAGCGGCTCGGTGACCGACGCGCTCAACGGCATCAGCATCCCGATCCCGAAGGGCTGGTCGGGCCAGCAGCTCCGGGTGGGCGTCCAGGTCGTCTCCGACGCCTCCTACACGTGCCCGGGCGACACCACCAAGACCTGCACCAAGGGGGGCGTGTCCTCGTGGCCCGCCGAGGCGCTGGGGAGCAAGGGCGCCACGGCCGAGGAGGTCGCGAAGGCGGACATCGCGGCCGGCGCCGAGGCGTCGTACGGCGGCACGACGTACGGCGCGATCACCTCGCACCAGGTGCTCGCCTCGAAGGCGGTGACCGTGGCCGGGCAGAAGGGCTACCAGGTGCGCTGGAAGGTGGTGACGAGCAAGGGCGCGGACGGCTACGTCGAGTCGCTGGCGTTCCCGGCGCCCGCGGACCCCAAGCGGGTGGTGGTGCTCCGCTTCGGCCTCGACACCGATCAGGACGTGTCCGTCATCGACACGATCACCAAGAGCGTCAAGGTGGCGACGGGCGGTGGCAGCGGACAGGACGTCTGA
- a CDS encoding AAA family ATPase → MTEVRPAAAASASLWERDAEVAALAQAVEKLCADRSSTGHLLVLRGEAGFGKTALLAETRRIAEARGCAVWSARGGETLRSVPFNMVRQLLQPALMSLHPEEAREYLGDWFGIAGPALGIVEPGEGNADPQGVCDGLVAAVTRLARRDYPLVLLVDDAHWADQESLRWLAAFVERLDELPVLIVVARRPGDVKGDAARHLDAVGEAAGRAVTSLSALTPAAVAGLTRATLGDHAEASFCREVWAVTDGNPYETVELLAKVRDRELTPSESSATELRALNRAARGGGLVDRLEKLGVDATKFAMAAAILGADISVAQAARLAGLGRDDAARCAELLRNARILTEPDPAAAPAEDGDLEFVHPLIASAVYDSIPGGLRTAMHGIAAQVVADAGKGLAAASRHLLKVHAEGDEELVEQLREAAREHLAVGAPDAARRCLERALREPPVPDVHARVLYELGCATLLTAPARTIEHLRKALSLPGLDGDERVDAVYRLSQALLHNDQLEDAVRTVEAEAARHSPGPARLRLQAVQFMWEGVNAGEPTSARRSEKLALLAASCTGRDNSERALLILRGFDLMTHGENAEEVVEFCDRALVNGRLAPGLGWTDQEWGIELLMMLASSYAYTDRLDRADALFNEALRAYVSAGWSGGHLALAHGYLGLGLRRRGRLKEAEESLRESLRLAERVGRGLPLYWSATCNLVDTLLVRGHTDRAWEVAEQYGFAPPYPSTIVLPDPRSVRGRLLLAVGRVQEGVNELEEAEKAAAARGHLNPVTVPWAVDLARALAVEDPGRASRLAAEARRQAERFGTDTAIGEALRCAAALETGQRAVRLAQQAVTYLELSPCQYEHAAARVEYGILSRSVAELGRGLTLARSCGADGLVEKAQQALQGLGAPQVGLVPNQTRR, encoded by the coding sequence ATGACGGAGGTCAGGCCGGCGGCGGCCGCCTCGGCTTCCCTGTGGGAGCGCGACGCGGAGGTCGCCGCCCTCGCGCAGGCGGTGGAGAAGCTCTGCGCCGACCGGTCCTCCACGGGTCACCTGCTGGTGCTCCGCGGCGAGGCCGGATTCGGCAAGACCGCCCTGCTGGCCGAGACCCGCCGCATCGCCGAGGCCCGCGGCTGCGCGGTCTGGTCGGCCCGCGGCGGCGAGACACTGAGGTCCGTCCCCTTCAACATGGTGCGGCAACTGCTGCAGCCGGCACTGATGTCCCTGCACCCGGAGGAGGCCCGCGAGTACCTCGGTGACTGGTTCGGCATCGCCGGTCCCGCCCTCGGCATCGTCGAACCCGGGGAGGGCAACGCCGACCCGCAGGGCGTGTGCGACGGCCTGGTGGCCGCCGTCACCCGGCTCGCCAGGCGGGACTACCCGCTCGTGCTGCTGGTCGACGACGCGCACTGGGCCGACCAGGAATCCCTGCGCTGGCTGGCCGCCTTCGTCGAACGCCTCGACGAACTGCCCGTCCTGATCGTCGTGGCCCGCAGGCCCGGCGACGTGAAGGGCGACGCCGCCCGGCACCTCGACGCCGTCGGCGAGGCCGCGGGACGCGCCGTCACCAGCCTCAGCGCCCTGACCCCGGCCGCGGTCGCCGGCCTGACCCGCGCCACCCTCGGCGACCACGCCGAGGCCTCCTTCTGCCGCGAGGTGTGGGCGGTCACCGACGGCAACCCGTACGAGACGGTCGAACTCCTCGCCAAGGTCCGCGACCGCGAGTTGACGCCGAGTGAGTCCTCGGCCACCGAGCTGCGCGCCCTGAACCGGGCGGCCCGCGGCGGAGGACTCGTCGACCGCCTGGAGAAACTCGGCGTCGACGCCACCAAGTTCGCGATGGCGGCCGCGATCCTCGGCGCCGACATCTCCGTCGCCCAGGCCGCCCGGCTCGCCGGCCTCGGCCGGGACGACGCGGCTCGCTGCGCCGAACTGCTGCGCAACGCCCGCATCCTCACCGAGCCCGACCCCGCCGCCGCCCCGGCCGAGGACGGCGACCTGGAGTTCGTCCACCCGCTGATCGCCTCCGCCGTCTACGACTCCATCCCCGGCGGCCTGCGCACCGCGATGCACGGCATCGCCGCCCAGGTCGTCGCCGACGCCGGAAAGGGCCTCGCGGCCGCCTCCCGGCATCTGCTGAAGGTGCACGCGGAGGGCGACGAGGAACTCGTCGAGCAACTGCGCGAGGCCGCCCGGGAACACCTCGCGGTCGGCGCCCCCGACGCGGCCCGCCGCTGTCTGGAGCGGGCTCTGCGCGAACCGCCCGTGCCGGACGTCCACGCGCGCGTGCTGTACGAACTGGGCTGCGCCACCCTGCTCACCGCACCGGCCAGGACCATCGAGCACCTGCGCAAGGCACTGTCCCTGCCGGGCCTCGACGGCGACGAGCGGGTCGACGCCGTGTACCGCCTCTCCCAGGCGCTGCTGCACAACGACCAGTTGGAGGACGCCGTCCGCACGGTCGAGGCGGAGGCGGCCCGGCACTCACCCGGCCCCGCACGGCTGCGGCTGCAGGCCGTCCAGTTCATGTGGGAGGGCGTGAACGCCGGTGAGCCGACCTCCGCCCGGCGCTCCGAGAAGCTCGCCTTGCTCGCGGCTTCCTGCACCGGCCGCGACAACTCCGAGCGCGCGCTGCTCATCCTGCGCGGCTTCGACCTGATGACCCACGGGGAGAACGCCGAGGAGGTCGTCGAGTTCTGCGACCGCGCCCTCGTCAACGGCCGCCTCGCCCCCGGGCTCGGCTGGACCGACCAGGAGTGGGGCATCGAGCTGCTGATGATGCTGGCCAGCTCCTACGCCTACACCGACCGGCTCGACCGCGCCGACGCCCTTTTCAACGAGGCCCTGCGCGCCTATGTGTCGGCCGGCTGGAGCGGTGGTCACCTCGCCCTGGCGCACGGCTACCTCGGCCTCGGGCTGCGCCGCAGGGGGCGTCTGAAGGAGGCGGAGGAATCGCTCAGGGAGTCCCTGCGCCTCGCCGAACGCGTCGGCCGCGGGCTGCCCCTGTACTGGTCGGCGACCTGCAACCTGGTCGACACGCTGCTGGTGCGCGGCCATACCGACCGGGCCTGGGAGGTGGCCGAACAGTACGGCTTCGCCCCGCCCTATCCGTCGACGATCGTGCTGCCCGACCCCCGGTCGGTGCGCGGCCGGCTGCTGCTGGCCGTCGGCCGGGTCCAGGAGGGCGTCAACGAACTAGAGGAGGCGGAGAAGGCGGCGGCGGCCCGCGGTCACCTCAACCCGGTGACGGTGCCCTGGGCCGTCGACCTGGCCCGGGCCCTCGCCGTGGAGGACCCGGGACGGGCGAGCCGGCTCGCCGCCGAGGCCCGCCGTCAGGCCGAGCGCTTCGGCACCGACACCGCGATAGGCGAGGCCCTGCGCTGCGCGGCCGCCCTGGAGACCGGGCAGCGGGCCGTCCGGCTCGCCCAGCAGGCGGTCACCTACCTGGAACTGTCGCCCTGCCAGTACGAACACGCCGCCGCGCGGGTCGAGTACGGCATCCTCTCCCGCTCGGTCGCCGAACTCGGCCGGGGCCTGACGCTGGCCCGCTCCTGCGGGGCGGACGGCCTGGTGGAGAAGGCGCAGCAGGCCCTGCAGGGGCTCGGCGCACCGCAGGTCGGCCTGGTCCCGAACCAGACCAGGAGATAG
- a CDS encoding TetR/AcrR family transcriptional regulator — protein sequence MARSSAPSRDRIVAGAADLISRRGLNAASIREVARHAQAPLGSTYHYFPEGKQQLATEAVRYAGGAVARILRKELEAGPVAGLRAFLALWRGIVVAGEFRAGCPVLAVSVEEPPADEIPPAVIAAAEAFEEWERLLTQALRTHGADFGRAPELASLIVASVEGAIAMCRAKRSMEPLDRVARQLEAIISDALGRPA from the coding sequence TTGGCTCGATCCAGCGCGCCGTCACGCGATCGCATCGTGGCCGGTGCGGCCGACCTCATCAGCAGGCGCGGCCTCAACGCCGCGAGCATCCGCGAGGTGGCCAGACACGCCCAGGCGCCGCTCGGCTCGACCTACCACTACTTCCCCGAGGGCAAGCAGCAGCTGGCCACCGAGGCCGTGCGGTACGCGGGAGGGGCGGTCGCCCGCATCCTGCGCAAGGAACTGGAGGCGGGCCCGGTCGCCGGCCTGCGGGCCTTCCTGGCCCTGTGGCGCGGCATCGTCGTCGCCGGCGAGTTCCGCGCCGGATGCCCGGTGCTGGCCGTCTCCGTCGAGGAGCCGCCGGCCGACGAGATCCCGCCGGCCGTCATCGCCGCCGCCGAGGCGTTCGAGGAGTGGGAGCGGCTGCTCACCCAGGCGCTCCGGACGCACGGCGCCGACTTTGGCCGGGCCCCGGAGCTCGCGTCCCTGATCGTGGCGTCCGTCGAGGGCGCCATCGCCATGTGCCGCGCCAAGCGCAGCATGGAGCCGTTGGACCGGGTGGCACGGCAGCTCGAAGCGATCATCTCCGACGCGCTCGGCCGACCGGCCTGA
- the pcaD gene encoding 3-oxoadipate enol-lactonase, whose amino-acid sequence MTENLLHHRAEGPAGGPPLLLGPSLGASYAVWGKIAPELSATHRVVRWDLPGHGGSAPGLIGPGATVGDLADLVLALADSLGLERFAYAGVSLGGAVGLHLALHHPQRVSSLAMICSSAHFNGSRPWEERAALVRAEGLAGLVETADARWFTPGFTVPELIADHRAADPEAYAACCDALAAFDLRERLPEIAVRTLLIAGRRDPATPPAHLREIADAVPDATLVELPGASHLAPAQCPEAVLTVLRAHLDGPAKRGMEVRREVLGDAHVDRAQSRQNAFTARYQDFISRYAWGEIWTDPTLDRRERSMITLTALVAHGHYDELAMHVRAARRNGLTPEEIGAVLLQTAVYCGVPAANSAFATAQRVLAEEDDPTG is encoded by the coding sequence TTGACCGAGAACCTTCTCCACCACCGCGCCGAGGGCCCGGCCGGCGGTCCCCCGCTGCTGCTCGGCCCCTCCCTGGGCGCCTCGTACGCCGTGTGGGGCAAGATCGCGCCCGAACTGTCCGCCACCCACCGGGTGGTCCGCTGGGACCTGCCCGGCCACGGGGGCTCGGCCCCCGGCCTGATCGGTCCCGGAGCCACCGTGGGCGACCTCGCCGACCTGGTGCTGGCGCTCGCCGACTCCCTCGGCCTGGAGCGGTTCGCGTACGCGGGCGTCTCCCTGGGCGGGGCGGTGGGCCTGCATCTGGCGCTGCATCACCCGCAGCGGGTGTCGTCGCTGGCGATGATCTGCTCGTCCGCCCACTTCAACGGGTCGAGGCCATGGGAGGAGCGGGCCGCGCTGGTGCGCGCGGAGGGGCTGGCGGGGCTCGTCGAGACCGCGGACGCCCGCTGGTTCACGCCCGGGTTCACCGTGCCGGAGCTGATCGCGGACCACCGCGCCGCGGACCCGGAGGCATACGCCGCGTGCTGTGACGCGCTGGCCGCGTTCGATCTGCGCGAGCGGCTGCCGGAGATCGCCGTACGGACCCTGCTGATCGCCGGTCGCCGGGACCCGGCGACGCCGCCGGCGCATCTGCGGGAGATCGCGGACGCGGTCCCGGACGCCACGCTGGTCGAACTCCCGGGGGCCTCGCACCTCGCCCCCGCGCAGTGCCCCGAGGCCGTGCTGACCGTGCTGCGGGCGCATCTGGACGGTCCGGCGAAGCGGGGCATGGAGGTGCGGCGCGAGGTGCTGGGCGACGCCCACGTGGACCGGGCCCAGTCCCGGCAGAACGCGTTCACCGCCCGCTACCAGGACTTCATCTCCCGCTACGCGTGGGGGGAGATCTGGACCGACCCGACGCTCGACCGCCGCGAGCGCAGCATGATCACCCTGACCGCGCTGGTGGCGCACGGCCACTACGACGAACTGGCGATGCACGTCCGGGCGGCCCGCCGCAACGGGCTCACCCCCGAGGAGATCGGCGCCGTACTGCTCCAGACGGCCGTCTACTGCGGGGTCCCGGCCGCGAACTCGGCCTTCGCCACCGCCCAGCGGGTACTGGCGGAGGAGGACGACCCGACCGGTTGA
- the pcaB gene encoding 3-carboxy-cis,cis-muconate cycloisomerase, translated as MTSAPSDVPYGTGLLSPGWTGSPAASATDDRAWLRALLDAEAALTRAQEAQGLAPEGAGAAVTSAAQGGGFDVRSLAERARGGGNPVIPLVADLTAAVGERYGPYVHRGATSQDIMDTAAMLVAVRTLGLVLADLDRTRSALTGLAAAHRDTAMPGRTLTQHAVPTTFGLKAAGWRSLVLDARDRVTAVRDSLPAQLGGAAGTLAAFTAYGAADATALPAAFADELGLTEPLLPWHTLRTPIADLAGCLAFTAGALGKIAADVLTLARTEIGELAEGSGGGSSAMPHKANPVRSTMIAAAARRAPQLAAVLYGALAAQDERPAGAWHAEWEPLRDLLRLVGGAARDAAELTEGLRVDADAMRSNLGLTHGLIVSERLSAELSALLGRARARELLTELAGRAYAENLPLGRLLAEEPDVTGTGLGDLGELTDPARYTGSAGTLTDRALERR; from the coding sequence GTGACATCTGCGCCCTCCGACGTCCCGTACGGCACCGGTCTGCTCTCCCCCGGGTGGACGGGCTCCCCCGCCGCCTCCGCCACCGACGACCGGGCCTGGCTGCGCGCGCTGCTCGACGCGGAGGCCGCGCTCACCCGCGCCCAGGAGGCTCAGGGTCTGGCCCCGGAGGGGGCCGGGGCGGCGGTCACCTCGGCCGCGCAGGGCGGCGGCTTCGACGTGCGTTCCCTCGCCGAACGCGCCCGCGGCGGCGGAAACCCGGTGATCCCGCTGGTCGCCGACCTGACGGCGGCGGTCGGCGAGCGGTACGGCCCGTACGTCCACCGGGGCGCGACCAGCCAGGACATCATGGACACGGCGGCGATGCTGGTCGCCGTCCGCACGCTCGGCCTCGTGCTGGCCGACCTCGACCGCACCCGGAGCGCACTGACCGGGCTCGCCGCGGCGCACCGGGACACGGCGATGCCGGGGCGGACGCTGACCCAGCACGCCGTACCGACCACGTTCGGGCTGAAGGCGGCCGGGTGGCGTTCCCTGGTGCTGGACGCCCGGGACCGGGTGACGGCCGTACGGGACTCGCTGCCCGCCCAACTCGGCGGCGCCGCCGGGACCCTGGCCGCCTTCACGGCGTACGGCGCCGCGGACGCGACGGCACTGCCCGCCGCCTTCGCCGATGAACTCGGCCTGACGGAACCCCTGTTGCCGTGGCACACCCTGCGCACGCCGATCGCCGACCTCGCCGGCTGTCTGGCGTTCACCGCTGGTGCGCTCGGCAAGATCGCGGCGGACGTCCTCACCCTCGCCCGAACCGAGATCGGCGAGCTGGCCGAGGGCAGCGGGGGCGGATCCTCGGCCATGCCGCACAAGGCGAACCCGGTGCGCTCGACGATGATCGCGGCGGCCGCCCGGCGCGCCCCCCAGCTCGCGGCCGTGCTGTACGGGGCGCTGGCCGCGCAGGACGAGCGCCCCGCCGGCGCCTGGCACGCCGAGTGGGAGCCGCTCAGGGACCTGCTGCGGCTGGTCGGCGGAGCCGCCCGCGACGCGGCGGAACTCACCGAGGGGCTGCGTGTGGACGCGGACGCGATGCGCTCCAACCTCGGGCTCACCCACGGACTGATCGTCTCCGAGCGGCTGTCGGCCGAGCTGTCGGCGCTGCTCGGCCGCGCCCGCGCCAGGGAACTGCTGACGGAACTCGCCGGGCGCGCCTACGCCGAGAACCTGCCACTGGGCCGACTGCTCGCCGAAGAACCGGACGTGACCGGGACCGGCCTCGGCGACCTCGGCGAGCTCACCGACCCCGCCCGCTACACCGGCTCCGCCGGAACCCTCACCGACCGTGCGCTGGAGCGACGTTGA